The Vibrio quintilis DNA window TTTCTGCCTGTCCGGGCCGCTTCATCATTTTCAGCACCCGCGGGCTGGCATGCTGAAAAGGAATATCGAGATAGGGCAATACTTTTCCTTCTGCCATCAGCGGAATCAGATCATCAACATGCGGGTAAGGGTAGACATAGTGAAGACGAACCCAGATTCCCTGTTTGCCCAGAGCTTCACACAGTGACTGCAGATTGTGACGGATTGGTGTGCCATCAGCAAAATCGAGTTTATGGCGGGTATCGACACCATAGGCGCTGGTATCCTGACTAATTACCAGTAACTCTTTTACACCGGCATTCTTCAGGCGTTCAGCTTCGCTGATGACTTCGCCGACGGGTCTGCTGACCAGATCGCCCCGCATTGAAGGGATAATGCAAAAAGTACACTTGTGGTTACATCCTTCTGATATTTTCAGATAAGCATAGTGCTTCGGCGTCAGTTTTACCCCATGGTCAGGGACCAGGCTGGTGTAAGGATTGTGTTCCGGGCGGGGAATAAACTGGTGAACCTGTTCAAGCACATTTTCATAAGCGTGCGGTCCGGTAATTGCCAGTACATTGGGATGAACTTCGCGGATTTCATTTTCCCGGACACCCAGACAGCCGGTTACGATGACCTTGCCGTTTTCATTCAGGGCTTCTCCGATCGTATCCAGCGATTCCTGAACCGCACTGTCAATAAACCCGCAGGTATTGACAATCACCAGATCGGCATTCTGATAAGAGCCGACAATATCATAACCTTCTGTACGTAACTGAGTCAGAATTCTTTCTGAATCAACCAGATTCTTGGGGCAGCCTAAAGAAATAAAACCGATTCGGTGCCCGGCCGGAGAAGGCTGATCCTGGTCTTGTTTTGCCAGTGTTTTTTTAGCTGTATCAAGTGTTGTGGTCTGATTTGGGGTAAATGTCTGGACTGTCATTGCTTTCCGTTTGCTTCCTTCATTCGCCTTTCCGGCGAATATGATGTGCGAATTATTGTGATTTTAAATGCAGACATTATACCGGACAGGCAGCGATTGAATAGGGGAGATATGTGTGGCAGCGGTGATACGGAATACCAGATGAAAATTGTAAATATATGCAAATTGTTGTTTACGTTTCTTTGCTGTGAGAATTGATCTATATCAAATGTGATATGCACCATCTGGCGCTATTGTAAAAAACAGGAACGGCAGCGTCTGAGCTCAATATTTGTATAATTTACATATATTTACAAAATGACAAGCCCGGTGTTCCTCAGTTTTTCTTCCGGGTTTCTGCTGTTCCCAGGATATGTATAAGTCGTTATTCAAGCAATAAAGAACGTCTCTTTGAGAGGCGAAAAACAGGAATATAAAAATGAAACGTTTATATAAAACAACTTATCCCCTGGCAATTCTTTTGTCCGTTGGCTCTGTTTATGCGAATGCTAACGAATTTATGCCTGATGGAAATCCTGCTGGCTTACCATCAGTTTTCACTAAAACAACGCTCGCTTCATCTGTTTCTTCTGCAAGTACCACAGAAACAGTGAAACTGACCGTCTCTATGACTCCTTCTGATGCAACCGGCTATATCACGTTTATGGACGGCCCGACGGTTCTTGGGGCTGCACCTCTTGATTCTGGTGAAGCTTCACTGACTGCCGTGTTGCCTGCCGGTATTCATAACATTTCAGCAAAATATAATGGTGCACCGGCATATAAAGGCAGTATGTCTGAGCCTGTAGCCGTGACCGTTGAAACTTCAGATTACGGCAGCTGGACATCTGGCGCCTGTGGTAAAGGCACTGCTGCTTATCTGCTTGATTCCGGTACATTAACCGAACAAAGCGGCACCTATACCACAAGTACAGACAGTGAAAGTGCAGTCTGTGTGACCGGAACAGATGCAGCATTAGTGCTTGAACAGCCAACGATTACAACATCAGGTGAAAGCTCAAGTAACGAAGAAAGCAGCTTCTTTGGCCTGAATGCAGCTGTACTCAACTATGACGGCGGTAACCTGACGATTCACGGTGGTAGCATTACATCAACAGGCATGGGGGCAAACTCTGTCTTTGCTTATGGTTCGGGTGTTATTTCCGTCTCTGATACAAAAATGAAAGCAACCGCAGATGGCGGTCACGCAGTATTTGCTGCCGGCGGCGGTACCATTATCGCAAATAATGTTGATGCGGTGACAACAGGTGCTTCAAGTTCGGTTGTGGGTACGGATCGGGGCAGCGGTACTGTTGTTGTTCACGGTGGTAACTATAAAGCCACTGGTATGCGCTCTGCCGGTATCTATTCAACAGGTACGATTACAGCTTCAGATGCGACATTCACTACAACCAATGCTGAAGTGGTTGTACTGGAAGGCAGTAACGTTGTGAAACTGGATAATGTCACTCTGAACGGTACTTCCGGCCTTGATGAACACCGTGGTGTCTTCCTTTATCAAAGTATGTCCGGAGATGCGGACAACAGTGAATGTGGCGTAGGCTCATGCTTCGACATGACTGGCGGTGTATTTAACTATACAGATACTTCAAATACATCTGACACAGCAACAGATAACTGTGCGGCATTTGTGGTTGCGAACCAGACCGGTACCATGACGCTGAATGATGTTGAAGTGAACAACAGCTGTCCGACTCTGTTGCTGTCTGCGCTCAACAAACACTGGGACTACAAAGGCGGTACAGCTAACTTCACTGCGAACGGTGTGAAACTGGCGGGTGACGTGATTGTGGATGATGTCAGTACAGCAGATATTACACTGGCCAAAAGTGACCTTCAGCCATCATTGCTGAAAGGTGCGATTAACACTGACAATACTGCATCCGGCGTTACTTTGACTTTAGATGCTGACAGCCAGTGGGTTGTAACAGGTACATCTTATCTGACTTCACTGACAGATGCTGACACAACATACAGCAACATCCATTGTGCAACAGATGGCTGTAAAGTTTATGTTGACGGTACAGAAATCGAAATTCAATAAAAGCTGAGCGGCTTTTATTCAAATCTCCGGGGACTTTTCCCCGGAGATTTTTTTATCGTTTTTCAGACTTTCGATCGGCCTTTGAACTTTGTAGTGGTTCTCAGAATAATGAATGCAGAGTGAAAAAGAGAATGAACATACCAGTCAGAGTGGCTTCATTCAGGCACTGTTGCATTTAAGCATCAACGGCCAGTAACTGATCAATCAACTCAACATGATGGGACGGAATACCAGCGTAATTTTTATAGCGTGGTTGTTGACGATCATTATCAACCGGTGCCTGCCAGCCCTGCGTATGACGGATAAAAAAGCGGGCAAAATCTTCTGAGATTTCAAGACAGCCGGAAAGGACCGTATCAATGTAAGTCTGTAATACCGGTATGTTTTCACATGGCGGTTGAGGTTGTGGTTTGATATAGACCCAGATGTCATTTTCAGCAGTGATATCCAGCGGGGTTTCAAACTGTTCAGGCTGAAGACGGACTCTTTGATAGCCGGCTTCTCTTCTGTCAAATTCTTTCAGCTCATCTATCGTAATTTCAAGCAGGACACCATTGACTAATCCGTCTCCTGGTTCAGAAACCAGTGGTGATGCGATGTAATTGTCATTCACCTTGCCCCAGTGTCTGACTAACCCGGAAACCACAGCCGGGACTGCATGGCCGGTCTGTCCGGTTAACCGGCGGGAAGAAGAATTCATCAGACTGCCATAGCCAAAGATATAAATCGACATAAATAATAAGCCCTACAATTGAATTAAATATGATCTGAAACACTGATTTTTGCGCGGATAAATTCACTGTGATCGACATATAACAGCTCTGCCGTTTTGCGGATAACCGCATCTTCTAACGGGTCGATATAGCCATCGGTGTGCGCCAGCTCCCACATCGCCTGTATCAGTTCATAACGCTTGGGATGGGATAACGAACGAAGCTGAGAAGTAAAATCATAAAGAGAGGCTGAGTCCCGGACCAGTTGATCAGCCTGATGCAGTAAAGCATCTGCTGTGGTTTCACTGACCTGACAGACTTTTTGTAGTATTTGACGACGGGCTATCGTCTCTTCCTCTGCAACATTGTGGTCAGCATTGGCAACTTCTGTCAGCAGGCAGGCAATCGCCAGATCGGGTTGATCTTCATTCGCTGGTGATGACTGAGCGTCAATCAGTTCTTTAAAAATAGACGCAATTGCATTCAACATATCTGTTCCATTGATGAAAATAAAACGAATAAATCTGGTTATTCATCATTTGTTGGTGATTCTTCGCCAAAATGACCCAACATTTCGACAACTTCAGAAGAGGTTCGTTCATGAGCATACAGGATTAGCGCAAGAATTGCTTCCTGCTTGCTGTTTAGTGAAGCCTCTTCCTGAAAGATTTGCATAATCTGTTCTCTGATCAGATTGATTTCATGTTCAACAAACCCGCGGCCTTCTTCTTCTCCCTGGTTGTCTTCCGGGACATTGTCAA harbors:
- the rimO gene encoding 30S ribosomal protein S12 methylthiotransferase RimO, giving the protein MTVQTFTPNQTTTLDTAKKTLAKQDQDQPSPAGHRIGFISLGCPKNLVDSERILTQLRTEGYDIVGSYQNADLVIVNTCGFIDSAVQESLDTIGEALNENGKVIVTGCLGVRENEIREVHPNVLAITGPHAYENVLEQVHQFIPRPEHNPYTSLVPDHGVKLTPKHYAYLKISEGCNHKCTFCIIPSMRGDLVSRPVGEVISEAERLKNAGVKELLVISQDTSAYGVDTRHKLDFADGTPIRHNLQSLCEALGKQGIWVRLHYVYPYPHVDDLIPLMAEGKVLPYLDIPFQHASPRVLKMMKRPGQAERTLDRIKKWREICPQLVIRSTFIVGFPGETEEDFQLLLDWLQEAQLDRVGCFKYSPVEGAAANDLAEPIPESVKQERYERFMQIQQAISTEKLKQRIGTSMQVLIDEVDDEGAIGRTYADAPEIDGLVYLNGETSLKPGDLVEAVIEHSDEYDLWASLVS
- a CDS encoding VC1380 family protein, with amino-acid sequence MKASRLVQLLHSLTGDPEVVTGEEWLPERLVHAKQLDNYLFLEFDNVPEDNQGEEEGRGFVEHEINLIREQIMQIFQEEASLNSKQEAILALILYAHERTSSEVVEMLGHFGEESPTNDE
- a CDS encoding gamma-glutamylcyclotransferase family protein; this translates as MYIFGYGSLMNSSSRRLTGQTGHAVPAVVSGLVRHWGKVNDNYIASPLVSEPGDGLVNGVLLEITIDELKEFDRREAGYQRVRLQPEQFETPLDITAENDIWVYIKPQPQPPCENIPVLQTYIDTVLSGCLEISEDFARFFIRHTQGWQAPVDNDRQQPRYKNYAGIPSHHVELIDQLLAVDA
- a CDS encoding tellurite resistance TerB family protein — protein: MLNAIASIFKELIDAQSSPANEDQPDLAIACLLTEVANADHNVAEEETIARRQILQKVCQVSETTADALLHQADQLVRDSASLYDFTSQLRSLSHPKRYELIQAMWELAHTDGYIDPLEDAVIRKTAELLYVDHSEFIRAKISVSDHI
- a CDS encoding Ig-like domain-containing protein; translation: MKRLYKTTYPLAILLSVGSVYANANEFMPDGNPAGLPSVFTKTTLASSVSSASTTETVKLTVSMTPSDATGYITFMDGPTVLGAAPLDSGEASLTAVLPAGIHNISAKYNGAPAYKGSMSEPVAVTVETSDYGSWTSGACGKGTAAYLLDSGTLTEQSGTYTTSTDSESAVCVTGTDAALVLEQPTITTSGESSSNEESSFFGLNAAVLNYDGGNLTIHGGSITSTGMGANSVFAYGSGVISVSDTKMKATADGGHAVFAAGGGTIIANNVDAVTTGASSSVVGTDRGSGTVVVHGGNYKATGMRSAGIYSTGTITASDATFTTTNAEVVVLEGSNVVKLDNVTLNGTSGLDEHRGVFLYQSMSGDADNSECGVGSCFDMTGGVFNYTDTSNTSDTATDNCAAFVVANQTGTMTLNDVEVNNSCPTLLLSALNKHWDYKGGTANFTANGVKLAGDVIVDDVSTADITLAKSDLQPSLLKGAINTDNTASGVTLTLDADSQWVVTGTSYLTSLTDADTTYSNIHCATDGCKVYVDGTEIEIQ